Below is a window of Dehalococcoidia bacterium DNA.
CGAGAATGGCTATTTCCACCCGTAGACAACTCATTTTGGGGTGCATTGATGAAAATGCACATATGATAGTGTATGTTCACTAACATTATATAACGGCCACGACCTTAAGTCAATCCATATTACGCTCATTTGTTTACGAAATCGCTACATATGTGCAATTAATTGAACTTGACAGATGCCAAATTGCTGTATATAATGTAAGCATACACTTACAATAGTGCGAACATATCGGAATAAGCTAAATCAAGCTACGGTAAAAAAATTGATCGTCCAAGAAGGGGATGGCACCGATGTCCTTGAAGCATGAGACCGGCCCGGTCAGGCGGCAACAAATTATCGATGCAGCCAGGAAGCTAATTATACTGAAAGGAAGTGAACATGTAACCATCAAGGGGCTTGCTCATGAAGTGGGTATTTCCGAAGCTGCTATATATCGTCATTTCAATGGAAAACGAGACGTAATGCTTCTACTTGTGGATGACGTAGGAGCTAATCTTCTCAACGATATCAAAGATTCAGGTAGTAAAAAAGGACGAGATGTAATAGACCGGTTGAATCACATTCTGAATAGGCATATCTCGGCTATTGAACAACGCCGGGGCGTATCGTTCCAGGTCATTGCAGAAATCATCAGCCTCGGTGATCGAGGCTTGAATGCCAGAGTCGCCGACATCGTAGACCGGTATATTGCCCGGTTGAAAACACTGCTTGAAGAGGGTATAGGCACAGGCGAACTGCGCAAAGACTTAAATGCGGAAGCTACCGCTGTCCTTATCTTTGGCTTAACGCAGGGAGTGGTCAACCTATGGGCTCTGAACAACTATGGGTTTGACCTCAAGAAACGTTACAACACACTCTGGTCTACTTTACGACAGACAATCACCGGCGACGGAGCCGGCTACGTCATGAAAGAAAGCAAACCAAAATAGGAGGTCCAAATGTTTAGGAAGCGTTTTTCGACGAAGAAAATAGCGAGTGTGGGCTTATCTCTAGCAGCGGCTCTTGTTACGATAGCGACTGGTATCTTAAGTGGCTGTAGCGGTGGCGGGGAGAAGAGACCCATCGTATTGGCTGATGGCAGCTGGGATAGTATTCAAGTACACAGCCGTATCGCTGCCTTTATTATTAAGAATGGCTACGGCTACGATACCGAGTTCACCTTCGGCGATACTATCCCGTTGTTTAACGGTTTGTCACGCGGAGACATCGATGTGACCATGGAAGTCTGGGTAGAAAACCAGCAGAATGCCTACGATGAGTTTACTGCTAATGGCAGTGTCATAGACCTAGGCAGTAACTATTCTGACAATTGGCAGGGCTGGTTAGTGCCTACCTACATGATAAATGGCGATGTGGCACGCGGAATTCAGGCTACCGCACCGGACCTGAAATCTGTTTTCGACCTGCCTAAATACTGGCAGCTCTTCAAAGACCCCGAAACCCCCGGCAAAGGCCGATTCGTCAATGGCCCGACCGGCTGGGAAGCGACGACCATCAATGCTGAAAAACTGAAGGTCTACGGGTTGCTGGCTTACTATACAGATTTCATTGCCGGTTCCGACACTGCGCTTTCCAGTTCACTGGCATCGGCTTATGAACAGGGCAAACCCTGGTTTGGCTACTACTGGGAGCCGACCTGGGTGCTGGGCAAATACGATATGACCCGCCTGGAAGAGCCTGCCTATGACCCGGCAATCTGGAATTCCACACATGCTTGCGCTTACCCGGCTAATAAAGTAAACATCTGTGTCAATGACGGCTTCTACAACAGATTTCCGAAATTGGTGGATTTTCTTAGTAAATATACCACGACAACTCAGATGCTGAACGAAATCCTGGCCTACATGCGGGACAACCATGCCAGCACAGAGCAGGCAGCGGAATACTTCCTGAAAAACTATAAGTCCATCTGGACTCCGTGGGTGCCGGCAGATGTGGCTGCCAAGGTAAACGCTGCACTGGGGTAAAAAGTTAAAACCAAGATTTATCAAACGACAGCGAGGAAAAAGCAAAATTGTGAATATCCAGATAAATCTTTGGTTTGAAGATTGGCTTGTATAAACGATCGAAGCTGGGGGAGAACTCCCTTCTTAAACACTCTCAATCTTACCCACTTGATTGTGGCATGAGATAGGAGTAGCTCAGTTAATAAAGAGGGAGGCAAGCGGCAGCGCCAATATGAATAAGCAGAATAGTTCCAACAACGGCAAGCCTACCATCGAGGTGCGCGGTCTCTGGAAAGTGTTCGGTTCCAAACCGAAACGTGTCATGAAATCGGAAGAATTACGCCTCGCCAGCCGGCAGGAGATTCAGGAAAAAACCGGACTGGTGACGGCGCTCCGGGATATCGCGTTCCACGTCAATAAAGGTGAATTGTTTGTAATCATGGGGCTTTCCGGCAGCGGCAAATCTACGCTCATCCGCTGCATCCCTCGCTTGATTGTGCCTACGGCGGGAGAAATACTTTTGGATGGAGAAGACATTTTGGCGTATGGCCAATCCCGGCTCCGGGATATGCGCCGCAACAGGGTAAGCATGGTCTTTCAACAATATGGTCTGCTGCCGCACCGCACAGTGATCGACAATGTCGCCTTCGGCCTGAACATAAGGGGCGTAAAGAAGGAAGACGCGTACGCCATAGCCCTCGCAACCCTGGAAAAGGTCGGCTTGAAGGGATGGGAAGACCGCTACCCGGTTGCACTGTCCGGCGGTATGCAGCAGAGGGTCGGGCTTGCGCGGGCACTGGCCAGCAATCCGGAAATTCTGCTCATGGACGAGCCTTTCAGTGGGTTGGACCCTTTGATTCGCCGCCAGATGCAAGACGAGCTTATCCAGATACAGAGCGAATTGCATAAAACCATCCTTTTTGTAACCCATGACCTCGATGAAGCTCTGAAACTGGGTGATCGCATCGCTATAATGAAGGATGGCGAGATTATCCAGACCGGCACCCCCGAAGAGGTAATCACCAACCCCAGTTGCGAATATGTAGAGGAGTTCGTGCGCGACGTGTCACTGGCCAAAGTCCGCACGGCCGGCAGTGTAATGACGCCAGTGGATATTCTGCTCTACGGATGGATGGGGCCGGAGACAGCAAGCCACATCCTTCGCAGCGCCAAGCGGAATTATGCCTTTGTGGTATCTGTGGGAACAAAATACCTGGGCTTGATCACTATGTCCCGGCTGATAGAGATCCGGCGTGACCAGCCCAATAAAGCTATTAAAGACTCCCTTGAACCGAATACCCCCACGGCCAAACCCGATTCGAAGGTGGAAGAGCTGATTCTGCCGGCTACGGCATCGCCATACCCTATGCCGGTGGTTAACGAGACCGGCGAACTGGTAGGCGAAATCAGCAACGAACTTCTGCTAACAAGCATGGCCCGGTGCAAGCCAGAACCCAGCAGTGAGAGTGGCGCCACAGCCAACGCTGTTGGCGCTCAGAGCAATGCTGAGGCCATTGTATCTATCGAGAGTGACCTCGCCACTGATGACAAAGGCTCCACTACGCAGACATCAGATATGAAGACTCGGGAGGCAGCTTAATGCAAGAATTCCCCTCATTTTTTAACGTGCCGCTACGTGACTGGATTGACAGTCTCATGGGCTGGGTGCTGCATAACCTGGGCAGCGGTTTCGATGCTATTGGCAACACGATTTTACAGATACTCCGGCCCATCGAACAGTTTCTGTTGCGCACACCATGGTTTATTATCCTTCTGGCTATCTTTCTTCTCGCTTGGTGGGCTTCGCGGCGATGGTGGGTCGGTCTTGTTCTGGCAGTCTTGTTCGGTCTGATTGGTACCTTTGGTACTTCAAGCACCACATCCTACTGGGACCTGTCCATGTCCACCCTGGCAATCGTGATTACTTCGGTATTTATTTCACTTCTGCTGGGCATCCCTTCCGGTATTCTTATGGCGCGCAGCAATTTTGTACAGTCTC
It encodes the following:
- a CDS encoding TetR/AcrR family transcriptional regulator gives rise to the protein MAPMSLKHETGPVRRQQIIDAARKLIILKGSEHVTIKGLAHEVGISEAAIYRHFNGKRDVMLLLVDDVGANLLNDIKDSGSKKGRDVIDRLNHILNRHISAIEQRRGVSFQVIAEIISLGDRGLNARVADIVDRYIARLKTLLEEGIGTGELRKDLNAEATAVLIFGLTQGVVNLWALNNYGFDLKKRYNTLWSTLRQTITGDGAGYVMKESKPK
- a CDS encoding ABC transporter substrate-binding protein; amino-acid sequence: MFRKRFSTKKIASVGLSLAAALVTIATGILSGCSGGGEKRPIVLADGSWDSIQVHSRIAAFIIKNGYGYDTEFTFGDTIPLFNGLSRGDIDVTMEVWVENQQNAYDEFTANGSVIDLGSNYSDNWQGWLVPTYMINGDVARGIQATAPDLKSVFDLPKYWQLFKDPETPGKGRFVNGPTGWEATTINAEKLKVYGLLAYYTDFIAGSDTALSSSLASAYEQGKPWFGYYWEPTWVLGKYDMTRLEEPAYDPAIWNSTHACAYPANKVNICVNDGFYNRFPKLVDFLSKYTTTTQMLNEILAYMRDNHASTEQAAEYFLKNYKSIWTPWVPADVAAKVNAALG
- a CDS encoding glycine betaine/L-proline ABC transporter ATP-binding protein, whose product is MNKQNSSNNGKPTIEVRGLWKVFGSKPKRVMKSEELRLASRQEIQEKTGLVTALRDIAFHVNKGELFVIMGLSGSGKSTLIRCIPRLIVPTAGEILLDGEDILAYGQSRLRDMRRNRVSMVFQQYGLLPHRTVIDNVAFGLNIRGVKKEDAYAIALATLEKVGLKGWEDRYPVALSGGMQQRVGLARALASNPEILLMDEPFSGLDPLIRRQMQDELIQIQSELHKTILFVTHDLDEALKLGDRIAIMKDGEIIQTGTPEEVITNPSCEYVEEFVRDVSLAKVRTAGSVMTPVDILLYGWMGPETASHILRSAKRNYAFVVSVGTKYLGLITMSRLIEIRRDQPNKAIKDSLEPNTPTAKPDSKVEELILPATASPYPMPVVNETGELVGEISNELLLTSMARCKPEPSSESGATANAVGAQSNAEAIVSIESDLATDDKGSTTQTSDMKTREAA
- a CDS encoding ABC transporter permease subunit, with translation MQEFPSFFNVPLRDWIDSLMGWVLHNLGSGFDAIGNTILQILRPIEQFLLRTPWFIILLAIFLLAWWASRRWWVGLVLAVLFGLIGTFGTSSTTSYWDLSMSTLAIVITSVFISLLLGIPSGILMARSNFVQSLLKPVLDAMQTMPSFVYLVPAVMLFGLGMVPAVFATVIYAVPPVIRLTNVGIRQVPPSVIEAARA